In Mus musculus strain C57BL/6J chromosome 9, GRCm38.p6 C57BL/6J, one genomic interval encodes:
- the Olfr936 gene encoding olfactory receptor 936, whose translation MIILILLSSHLHTPMYFFLSSLSFIDLCQSTVITPKMLVNFVMEKNEISYPECITQLCFFVIFVVSECFMLAAMAYDRYVAICSPLLYSSIMSQHKCLSLVLVVYIIGIICASAHVGCIFRVDFCRFDVINHCFCDLISILKLSCSNIFVNELLILIFSLINTIFPTLTILISYTFIIISILRIKSTEGRSKAFSTCSSLISAVAVFFGSAAFMYLKPSSSSSIDEGKICSIFYTIFVPMLNPLIYSLRNKDVNIAVKKIIERRSFF comes from the coding sequence ATGATCATCCTGATCCTGCTCAGCTCGCACCTGcacacccccatgtacttcttcctcagcaGTCTGTCCTTCATTGACCTCTGCCAATCTACTGTCATTACCCCAAAAATGCTGGTGAATTTTGTGATGGAGAAGAATGAAATTTCCTACCCTGAGTGCATAACTCAactttgcttctttgtcatttttgttgtttcagAATGTTTCATGCTGGCTGCAATGGCATATGATCGCTATGTTGCCATCTGTAGCCCCCTGCTTTACAGTAGCATCATGTCTCAACATAAGTGCCTTTCTCTTGTTTTAGTAGTTTACATTATAGGTATAATTTGTGCATCAGCTCATGTAGGGTGTATATTTAGAGTTGATTTCTGCAGATTTGATGTCATTAACCATTGTTTCTGTGATCTTATTTCTATCCTTAAGCTCTCATGCTCTAATATTTTTGTGAATGAGCTCTTAATTCTAATTTTTAGTCTAATTAATACCATTTTCCCAACCCTGACCATCCTCATTTCTTATACTTTCATCATTATCAGCATCCTGCGCATTAAATCTACTGAGGGAAGATCTAAAGCCTTCAGTACCTGCAGCTCCCTCATCTCAGCTGTTGCTGTCTTTTTCGGTTCTGCTGCATTTATGTATCTGAAACCATCATCTTCAAGCTCCATAGATGAAGGAAAAATATGTTCCATATTCTACACCATCTTTGTGCCTATGCTCAACCCCCTAATCTACAGTCTGAGGAACAAGGATGTcaatattgctgtgaagaaaattatagaaagaaGATCATTTTTCTGA
- the Olfr937 gene encoding olfactory receptor 937: protein MATGNYCMLPEFILTGLSKKPQLQMPLFLLFLGIYVVTVVGNLGMITLIKLSSHLHTPMYYFLSSLSFIDLCHSTVITPKMLVNFVIEKNIISYTGCMAQLYFFLIFAIAECHMLAAMAYDRYVAICNPLLYNVTMSYQIYTSLIFGVYIIGVVCASAHTGFMIRIQFCNLEVINHYFCDLLPLLELAHSSTYVNELLVLCFGTFNIVVPTMTILTSYIFIIANILRIRSTGGRSKAFSTCSSHILAVAVFFGSAAFMYLQPSSVSSMDQGKVSSVFYTIVVPMLNPLIYSLRNKDVSVALKKILERKLFM, encoded by the coding sequence ATGGCAACAGGAAACTATTGCATGTTACCTGAGTTCATTCTGACTGGGCTCTCAAAGAAGCCACAACTCCAGatgcctctcttcctcctcttcctaggAATCTATGTGGTCACTGTAGTGGGGAATTTGGGCATGATTACACTGATTAAGCTCAGTTCTCACCTGCATACCCCCATGTACTATTTCCTCAGTAGTTTGTCCTTTATTGATCTCTGCCATTCCACTGTCATTACCCCCAAAATGTTGGTGAACTTTGTGATAGAGAAAAACATCATTTCCTACACTGGATGCATGGCTCagctctatttctttctaatttttgctATTGCAGAGTGTCATATGTTAGCTGCAATGGCATATGATCGCTATGTTGCCATCTGTAACCCCTTGCTTTACAATGTAACCATGTCCTATCAGATTTACACTTCCCTGATCTTTGGAGTCTATATTATTGGTGTGGTTTGTGCATCAGCTCACACAGGCTTCATGATCAGAATACAGTTTTGTAACTTAGAGGTGATCAACCACTATTTCTGTGATCTTCTTCCCCTGCTGGAGCTTGCTCACTCTAGTACTTATGTTAATGAATTGTTAGTTTTATGTTTTGGTACATTTAACATTGTTGTTCCAACCATGACTATTCTTACTTCTTACATCTTCATCATTGCCAACATCTTACGCATTCGTTCTACTGGAGGCAGGTCCAAAGCCTTCAGTACCTGCAGCTCCCACATCTTAGCTGTTGCTGTGTTCTTTGGGTCTGCTGCATTCATGTACCTTCAACCATCATCAGTCAGCTCCATGGACCAAGGGAAAGTGTCCTCTGTGTTTTATACCATTGTTGTTCCCATGCTGAACCCCTTGATCTATAGTCTGAGGAATAAGGATGTCAGTGTTGCCCTGAAGAAAATACTAGAAAGAAAATTATTCATGTAA
- the Olfr938 gene encoding olfactory receptor 938, whose product MEEINDTSVAEFILTGLTENPELQLPLFLIFLAVYLVTVVGNLGMIVLILISSQLHTPMYYLLRSLSFIDCCQSTVIIPKMLLNFVTEMNIISYPQCIAQFYFFCAFAVSECHMLAAMAYDRYVAISNPLLYNVTMSYQVCSLMVAVVYGIGLISATAHTVFLLRVLFCKSDIINHYFCDLFPLLELSCSSTYINEVLALSFSAFNIIVPALTILSSYIFIIVSVLHIQSTGGRVKAFRTCSSHIMAVAIFFGSTVFMYLQPSSVSSMDQGKVSSVFYTIVVPMLNPLIYSLRNKDVRVSLKKLLQKISFLKTKN is encoded by the coding sequence ATGGAAGAAATCAATGATACCTCAGTGGCTGAGTTCATCCTCACTGGGTTAACAGAGAACCCAGAGCTCCAATTGCCTCTATTTCTTATCTTCCTAGCTGTATATTTGGTTACAGTTGTTGGAAACCTTGGCATGATTGTATTGATTCTGATTAGTTCTCAGCTACATACACCCATGTATTATTTACTCAGGAGCCTGTCTTTTATTGACTGTTGTCAATCCACTGTCATTATTCCCAAAATGCTGTTGAACTTTGTGACAGAGATGAATATCATCTCATACCCACAATGCATAGCTCAGTTCTACTTCTTCTGTGCTTTTGCTGTTTCAGAATGTCACATGTTGGCTGCAATGGcatatgaccgctatgtggctatATCTAATCCTTTGCTTTATAATGTAACCATGTCCTATCAAGTCTGTTCGTTGATGGTAGCTGTGGTGTATGGTATTGGCTTAATCAGTGCCACAGCTCACACAGTCTTCCTACTAAGAGTGCTTTTTTGTAAGTCTGATATAATAAACCACTACTTCTGTGATCTTTTCCCATTACTGGAGCTCTCGTGCTCTAGTACTTATATTAATGAAGTTCTAGCACTCTCCTTCAGTGCATTTAATATTATTGTACCAGCTCTGACCATCCTTAGCTCTTACATCTTCATCATTGTCAGTGTTCTCCACATTCAATCCACTGGAGGCAGAGTCAAGGCCTTTCGCACCTGCAGCTCCCACATCATGGCTGTTGCAATATTTTTTGGTTCTACAGTATTCATGTATCTACAGCCATCTTCAGTCAGCTCCATGGACCAAGGGAAAGTATCATCAGTGTTTTATAccattgttgtgcctatgttgaATCCTCTGATCTACAGCCTGAGAAATAAAGATGTCAGAGTTTCCCTTAAAAAGTTACTACAAAAGATaagttttctcaaaacaaaaaattag